In Microtus pennsylvanicus isolate mMicPen1 chromosome 17, mMicPen1.hap1, whole genome shotgun sequence, one genomic interval encodes:
- the LOC142836808 gene encoding gamma-crystallin E-like isoform X1, whose product MGKITFYEDRGFQGRHYECSSDHSNLQPYFSRCNSVRVDSGCWMLYEQPNFAGCQYFLRRGDYPDYQQWMGLSDSVRSCRLIPHVSGSHRIRIYEREDYRGQMVEITDDCSHLQDRFHFSDFHSFHVLEGCWVLYEMPNYRGRQYLLRPGEYRRYHDWGAVNARVGSLRRVMDFY is encoded by the exons ATGGGGAAG ATCACCTTCTATGAGGACCGCGGCTTCCAGGGCCGCCACTATGAGTGCAGCAGCGACCACTCCAACCTGCAGCCCTACTTCAGCCGCTGCAACTCTGTGCGCGTGGACAGTGGCTGCTGGATGCTCTATGAGCAGCCCAACTTCGCAGGCTGCCAGTACTTCCTGAGGCGCGGGGACTACCCTGACTACCAGCAGTGGATGGGCCTCAGCGACTCTGTCCGCTCCTGCCGCCTCATCCCCCACGTGA GTGG CTCTCACAGGATCAGGATCTACGAGCGCGAGGACTACAGAGGTCAGATGGTGGAGATCACCGACGACTGCTCCCACCTCCAGGACCGCTTCCACTTCAGTGACTTCCACTCCTTCCACGTGCTGGAAGGCTGCTGGGTCCTCTACGAGATGCCCAACTACCGGGGGCGGCAGTACCTGCTGAGGCCCGGGGAGTACAGGCGCTACCACGACTGGGGCGCCGTGAATGCCAGGGTGGGCTCTCTGCGGAGAGTCATGGATTTCTACTGA
- the LOC142836808 gene encoding gamma-crystallin E-like isoform X2 has protein sequence MGKITFYEDRGFQGRHYECSSDHSNLQPYFSRCNSVRVDSGCWMLYEQPNFAGCQYFLRRGDYPDYQQWMGLSDSVRSCRLIPHSSSHRIRIYEREDYRGQMVEITDDCSHLQDRFHFSDFHSFHVLEGCWVLYEMPNYRGRQYLLRPGEYRRYHDWGAVNARVGSLRRVMDFY, from the exons ATGGGGAAG ATCACCTTCTATGAGGACCGCGGCTTCCAGGGCCGCCACTATGAGTGCAGCAGCGACCACTCCAACCTGCAGCCCTACTTCAGCCGCTGCAACTCTGTGCGCGTGGACAGTGGCTGCTGGATGCTCTATGAGCAGCCCAACTTCGCAGGCTGCCAGTACTTCCTGAGGCGCGGGGACTACCCTGACTACCAGCAGTGGATGGGCCTCAGCGACTCTGTCCGCTCCTGCCGCCTCATCCCCCAC TCCAGCTCTCACAGGATCAGGATCTACGAGCGCGAGGACTACAGAGGTCAGATGGTGGAGATCACCGACGACTGCTCCCACCTCCAGGACCGCTTCCACTTCAGTGACTTCCACTCCTTCCACGTGCTGGAAGGCTGCTGGGTCCTCTACGAGATGCCCAACTACCGGGGGCGGCAGTACCTGCTGAGGCCCGGGGAGTACAGGCGCTACCACGACTGGGGCGCCGTGAATGCCAGGGTGGGCTCTCTGCGGAGAGTCATGGATTTCTACTGA
- the LOC142836808 gene encoding gamma-crystallin E-like isoform X3: protein MGKITFYEDRGFQGRHYECSSDHSNLQPYFSRCNSVRVDSGCWMLYEQPNFAGCQYFLRRGDYPDYQQWMGLSDSVRSCRLIPHDQDLRARGLQRSDGGDHRRLLPPPGPLPLQ, encoded by the exons ATGGGGAAG ATCACCTTCTATGAGGACCGCGGCTTCCAGGGCCGCCACTATGAGTGCAGCAGCGACCACTCCAACCTGCAGCCCTACTTCAGCCGCTGCAACTCTGTGCGCGTGGACAGTGGCTGCTGGATGCTCTATGAGCAGCCCAACTTCGCAGGCTGCCAGTACTTCCTGAGGCGCGGGGACTACCCTGACTACCAGCAGTGGATGGGCCTCAGCGACTCTGTCCGCTCCTGCCGCCTCATCCCCCAC GATCAGGATCTACGAGCGCGAGGACTACAGAGGTCAGATGGTGGAGATCACCGACGACTGCTCCCACCTCCAGGACCGCTTCCACTTCAGTGA